A window from Amblyomma americanum isolate KBUSLIRL-KWMA chromosome 7, ASM5285725v1, whole genome shotgun sequence encodes these proteins:
- the LOC144097665 gene encoding para-nitrobenzyl esterase-like, producing MATFKAFLLSLILAFETFESTYTDASTVACVFSPALVRDIAKRILQASHVVLYVGKDEKLVDDESLSGLADTAGGGASSTTQLGPSDQPYFKTIDSNSNEDDRCCDDSARHDCNHESEIYNHHYNYYHHHDHDHDHHTQHERRKQPEHKETNIDHEEALNFNSGAIDFSDVFSSIFYRKFYIHSANDPQDQNEAVVAYEGVPYAQDAGNESRFQSPNTAKPWSHVYDATHPGPSCYQAAPLAEAATFTSAPPSEDCLSLNVWVPVCKIYGSINETCGPLTTMVYFHGGDLRWGSNSMPFYNAQTLSGLGKVIVVVPNYRLGALGFLRNAITGTETSAGLSDQVLALEWVYQNVEVLGGRKDDLVVYGHDWGAYTAGLFLLSPKLSRRYGIKKAILGSGSPLMLPPLFDASRQWSGFIKQLGCDEKELMPCLTAAKPADLVAAMERHPGSVAVLHPHQFLSSTPREFLSFPSLNYSDVQLLLTSTSLEGFHTYFSKLGQTSPHNVTFDSSLDAIGLNENTRTYLELLILQQDLATHYKIPPGGRGELHVFAIEFFGDLLYNCPSVLFAERMCSLGAEVTHVIIDQRPFSWNPLPVHQARPSHLDDVYFIFGAFLNARDEKGSGSSFTDKNIERDAKYARQLVRIVTDFAKGGTGTALRDRGYTGYCAKLQSIMLQRYRHVVPSWRRKQCAVNNKHFHYINEFS from the exons AACTGGTTGACGATGAGTCTCTGTCTGGCCTCGCGGACACTGCCGGAGGAGGCGCCTCCTCAACGACGCAGCTGGG TCCCAGTGACCAGCCGTACTTCAAAACCATTGACTCGAACTCCAACGAAGACGACCGCTGCTGCGACGACTCAGCTCGACACGACTGCAACCACGAGAGCGAAATCTACAACCACCACTacaactactaccaccaccacgaccACGACCACGACCATCACACGCAGCACGAGCGGCGTAAGCAGCCCGAACACAAGGAGACCAACATCGACCACGAAGAAGCGCTCAACTTCAACAGCGGTGCCATCGACTTCTCGGACGTCTTCTCCAGTATCTTCTACCGCAAGTTCTACATCCACTCGGCTAACGACCCCCAAGACCAAAACGAGGCGG TGGTCGCCTACGAAGGAGTTCCCTACGCTCAAGACGCTGGCAACGAGAGCCGCTTCCAGTCGCCAAACACGGCCAAGCCCTGGAGCCATGTCTACGATGCCACCCACCCAGGGCCTTCCTGCTACCAAGCAGCGCCGCTTGCCGAGGCCGCTACGTTCACAAGCGCACCACCATCGGAAGACTGCCTCTCGCTTAACGTTTGGGTGCCCGTGTGCAAAATCTACGGTAGCATCAACGAGACCTGTGGCCCACTAACCACCATGGTTTATTTCCACGGCGGCGACTTGCGTTGGGGTAGCAACTCGATGCCATTCTACAACGCCCAGACGCTGAGTGGCTTGGGCAAGGTGATCGTGGTGGTACCAAACTACCGGCTCGGCGCACTGGGATTCTTGCGTAATGCGATCACGGGCACCGAGACAAGCGCCGGCCTCAGCGACCAGGTGCTGGCGTTGGAATGGGTGTACCAGAATGTCGAGGTCCTAGGAGGCCGCAAAGACGACCTCGTCGTCTACGGACACGACTGGGGTGCCTACACGGCTGGGCTCTTCCTCTTATCCCCGAAGCTCAGTCGCAG GTACGGTATCAAAAAGGCCATACTGGGCAGTGGCTCTCCGCTTATGCTCCCGCCACTCTTCGACGCCAGCAGACAGTGGAGCGGGTTCATCAAGCAGCTGGGGTGTGACGAGAAGGAGCTGATGCCGTGCCTGACCGCCGCCAAGCCTGCCGACTTAGTGGCGGCGATGGAACGACACCCAGGATCGGTGGCCGTCCTCCACCCGCACCAGTTCCTCTCCTCGACGCCACGCGAATTCCTCTCCTTCCCCTCCCTAAACTACAGCGACGTCCAACTCTTGTTGACCAGCACGTCTCTCGAGGGCTTCCACACGTACTTCAGCAAGCTCGGCCAGACTAGCCCCCACAACGTCACGTTCGACAGCTCGCTAGACGCAATCGGCCTGAACGAAAACACTCGCACGTACCTGGAACTGCTCATCCTCCAGCAGGACCTGGCCACGCACTACAAGATACCGCCAGGAGGCCGCGGAGAGCTGCACGTCTTCGCCATAGAGTTCTTCGGCGACCTTCTGTACAACTGCCCGTCCGTGCTGTTCGCCGAGCGCATGTGCAGTTTGGGAGCGGAAGTGACGCACGTCATCATAGACCAGCGACCCTTCTCCTGGAACCCGTTGCCGGTGCACCAGGCCAGGCCATCGCACCTGGACGACGTGTACTTCATCTTCGGCGCATTCTTGAACGCGAGAGATGAGAAGGGCAGTGGCAGCAGTTTCACGGATAAGAACATCGAACGTGACGCCAAGTACGCTAGACAGCTGGTGCGTATAGTGACTGACTTCGCCAAGGGCGGCACCGGCACTGCCCTTCGAGACAGGGGCTACACGGGCTACTGCGCCAAGCTGCAGTCGATCATGCTCCAACGCTACAGACATGTGGTGCCCTCGTGGAGGAGAAAGCAGTGTGCCGTGAATAATAAGCACTTCCACTACATTAACGAATTTTCTTGA